The Caldivirga sp. DNA window GCTTCTATTGGTTTAATGGTTCAGCTATCTTAGGTGAGTTCACTGCTTGGGATGTTTACGCTGAGTTCTACATTGGAATGAAGGCATTCGGATGGTATGTACCATACATTAACCAATCACTTGCCGACGAAGACATTAGAATCATTAATAACTACACAATACAATTCCTATTCCAAAGATGGTCACCGTGGATACCAACATGGGTGCTTTCAACATGGATGGATGTGCCATATGCAGTATGGAAACCAATAGTTAATGCCTTAAAGCCAATGAATTGGACGCAAGCAATGGCGTTTGGTTCAAACAATATAACTAAATTCGTAGTACCATACTGGGGATTAGGGCCATACTACATGACTTATATAAGTTCAACAGCAGGAAAGTTCAAACTTGATCCTATGTATTTCAATGGTATTCCACTATTAGCTAAGTGGTATGAGATATATCCATTAGCCTCATGGGAATATTACGCACCAATAATAGAGATTGATTGGCTTGGTGGTAATGCGCAAGATATGACCGCCTTCTTGGCTAACAAAGCCAATGCGGGTGCTGTAGGTCTTTCAATGCAACAACAAGAGATATTAAATAAGAGCGGTATATTAGATGCACTCATACCAGTCTATTGGTGGGATGCTGTAGTTATTAATCCTTATCATTACCCATTTAACATGAGGCAGGTTAGGTTAGCATTATGTTATGCTGTGAATACAACTGAAGTAGCTGCATCATGGGGTATACCATCCTATGTACCTAATGACTATATAGTATCTGTTCCAGTCGAGTCTGTTAGCACATTTCCACCAGAGTTGCAAAAGTACATAGAGTTAGGTAAATGCACATATAATTTAACTAAGGCTACTGAGATTCTTGAGAGCTTAGGCTTCAAGAAGATTAACGGATACTGGTATACACCAAATGGAACAAAATTAACGCTGGAATTCGTATCAGGATCAGGGTTTACAGACATGAATACTATGGCTATGAATATAGCTGAGCAACTAAAGGCCTTTGGTATTGATGTAACATTTATAGGTCAAGAGGTTAGTACATGGGTAAGTGTTACCATTTCTGAAGGTGAATTTGAGGCTGCTCCCACATGGCCAATGATTGGTACCTATTTAAGCATGCCTCTATACATGGGAGGCATATGGTGGTGGTGGACTGTTCTCTTCCCATCGCCTAAGGGTATGAGCACACCCTACCCATTCCAGTGGCCTAATGGCACATGTAGCCCAGTTTATATGCCTTCACTGCAGACACCATATGGCGTTAGTTTAAGGATACCTAATGGTACCATTGTATCTTGTGTTAACTCAACACTCGGCTACATAAATTTCACTAATTGGTGGACTGCATTCCAAACTGCTTACCCAGGAACATCAGATTACAATGAATT harbors:
- a CDS encoding ABC transporter substrate-binding protein, whose amino-acid sequence is MNAKSYILLAVAVVMIMLTVYSVDVAYAQYSISPITYEGKYEWVVAAQTPIIYAPGTPIFNPYAPSNVIGKLKPYSPLAYYNPLTGQFYPVLARNWTVQILPNGSGILTVYLRPGFYWFNGSAILGEFTAWDVYAEFYIGMKAFGWYVPYINQSLADEDIRIINNYTIQFLFQRWSPWIPTWVLSTWMDVPYAVWKPIVNALKPMNWTQAMAFGSNNITKFVVPYWGLGPYYMTYISSTAGKFKLDPMYFNGIPLLAKWYEIYPLASWEYYAPIIEIDWLGGNAQDMTAFLANKANAGAVGLSMQQQEILNKSGILDALIPVYWWDAVVINPYHYPFNMRQVRLALCYAVNTTEVAASWGIPSYVPNDYIVSVPVESVSTFPPELQKYIELGKCTYNLTKATEILESLGFKKINGYWYTPNGTKLTLEFVSGSGFTDMNTMAMNIAEQLKAFGIDVTFIGQEVSTWVSVTISEGEFEAAPTWPMIGTYLSMPLYMGGIWWWWTVLFPSPKGMSTPYPFQWPNGTCSPVYMPSLQTPYGVSLRIPNGTIVSCVNSTLGYINFTNWWTAFQTAYPGTSDYNELIKTFFAWEIYFVPAIPYTSRNLFVQYAYYMFDPNYIYKCLPPLATETLIYPIVVMGPNWGWNSMSVFSTYFGAFVPKGEIPPLAEAIANGSLWTNPRLQEIATFLGIPPSPSIQQCVASYFHIPYTPVT